In Corallococcus silvisoli, the DNA window TGCTCGACCATCAACTCACGCCGCTCAGAAAGGCGCTCGAGCTTCCACGGGTCAACCTCTTCATCGCCGACGACGTAGGCCTGGGAAAGACCATCGAGGCCGGGCTGGTGATGCAGGAGCTGATCCTCCGCCAGCGCGTGGACCGCGTCCTTATCGTCTGCCCGGCATCCGTGACGCTCCAGTGGCGCGATGAGATGGAGAAGCGCTTCGGCCTGCGCTTCGAGATCTTCAACGGCGAGTTCGTCTCACGTCGCCGTCAGGAGCGAGGCTTCCAGGTCCCGGTCTGGAGCACTCACTCGCGCTTCATCGTGTCGTACCAGACGCTCCGCCGCAGCGAGTACTTCGAGCCACTGAAGACGCTGCTGGAGGAGAAGGGGCCCCACAAGTCGATGCTGGTGCTCGACGAGGCGCACGTCGTCGCCCCCGCGTCCGCCAACCGCTACGCCGTCGACACGGAGACGACCCAGAGCATCCGCTCGCTGGCGGAGCGCTTTGAACACCGGCTGTTCCTCTCCGCCACGCCCCACAACGGACACTCCAACAGCTTCTCCGCGCTGCTGGAGATGCTCGACCCCCAGCGCTTCACGCGCGGCACCCGTGTCAGGGAGTCGCAGCTCGCCCCGGTGATGGTGCGCCGGTTGAAAAGCGACCTGCGGGCCCTTGGCAGCGCGCAGCGGTACCCCGAACGCCAGGTCGTAGGCGTTCGGCTTGCCCATACTGGGGGCCGCTGGGGCGCTGAGTGGCTCGGCCCAGACGGGAAGACCGTCGAACACACTGTCGACCTGGGCGAGGGGTCCCCCGTTGAGTTGGAACTCTCCCAGAAGCTCGCGCGTTACACGCAGCTCCTGGCGCCTACCACGAAGAAGAGCTGCCTCGTCTTCATCAACCTCCAGAAGCGGCTCCTCTCCAGCATCGAAGCCTTCCACCGCACGCTCTCCGTACACGCGGCTGCTTCTGGCGCGGTCGGACTGGCCCCCGACGGCGGCTCACTCACTGGCGACGCACCCTCCGAATCCGAGGAGCACGGGGAGACGGATGAGTCGCTCGAACTGGCGCTCGATGAGGCCGTGCGTGAGGACAGCCAGGGACTCTCCGCCAGTGTCCAGGCCCGGCAGCTCCTGGACGAGATGCTGAAGCTGAGCGCACGGCACCGCACCGCACGAGACGCCAAGCTTCGAGCCCTGCTCCACTGGGTTCGCGAACACCAGTGTCCGCTCACCCGGGGCGCCGCGTGGAAGCCCCGCCGGGTCATCCTCTTCACGGAGTACGGAGACACCCTTCGCTACCTCAAGGAACAGCTCACCGCTGCCTTCGAGGGAACCCAACGGGGGGATGAACGGATCCTCACGTTGACGGGTGGGCTCGATGACGCGAAGCGCGCGGAGGTCCAGGCTGCTTTCAACGGCCCCTTGGACGAGTTCCCCGTGCGCTTCCTGCTGGCGACCGACGCGGCTCGCGAAGGGATCAACCTGCAGGGCCACTGCGCGGACCTCTTCCACTTCGACGTCCCATGGAACCCCTCGCGCATGGAGCAGCGCAACGGTCGCATCGACCGTGCCCTGCAACCCGAGCCCGTGGTCCGGTGTGGCTACTTCGTCTACGCCCAGCGGGCCGAGGACGCGGTGCTCGACACCGTGGCTCGCAAGGTGGACACCATCGTCCGCGAGTTGGGCAGCCTGGGCAGCGTGCTGATGGACCAGATGCATGATGCCCTCGCCCAGGGCATCACGCAGGGCACGCTGGAGAGCGTCTCACGGGCCGCGACCTCCTCGCGCACCGAGGTGACGAAGCGAGAGCTTGAATCGCAGCGGACGCTCCAATCGCTGCGCAAGGAACTGGATGCCATTGGCGAGCTCCGTGAACGCAGTCGAGAGGTGATGGACTTCGACCCTGCCCTGCTTCGCGATGCGTTGGACGTGGGTTTCGAACTCGCGGGCGCCGGCCGGATGGAACGAGCGGAGGTCACGGAGGAAGGCAGGACGCTGGAGGCGTGGAAGGTCCCTGCCCTTCCCCCTTCATGGAACACGACCCTCGACGCCATCCGTCCCCGGCGAGAGAGGGACGAAGCTCCGTGGGAGTGGCGCGAACGCCCCCTCTCGCCCGTTGTCTTCGAAGCGCCTCCTGGGGTCTCCAGCAAGCTCGCCCACCTCCATCTGTCCCATCCCATCGTTCAGCGCGTGCTCCAGCGGTTCCTCGCGCAGGGGTTCTCCGCGAATGACCTGAGCCGGATCACGGTGGTCCGGAGCAAGCGCGACTCGGTGGCGCGCGTCATCATCTTCGGACGGCTTTCGCTCTTCGGGGCTGGCGCCGCGCGACTGCATGACGAGGTGGTATCGGTCTCGGCGAAGTGGCTGGACGGGGGCGGCAAGGGTCACTTGAAGCCCTTCGCGGACGAGGCGGACCGCAAGGCCATCGAACAACTCGAAACAACCCTGGCCGAGGCACCCGCGCTCTCCTCCATGCCGCGGTCGATCCAGGCGCGGCTTCTGGCCAGCGCATCCTCCGACTTCGCGAAGCTCTGGTCCTTCGTCGAGGAGCAGGCATCGCAGCGGGAGCAGGATGCGCGCAAGAAGCTGGCGGCACGTGGGACGGCCGAGTCGAAGGCGCTGACGCAAATCCTCCTGACGCAGCAGGAGACAATCCAGGAAGCCCTGAGCGCGCAGCTCGAGCTCAAGCTCGGCGGGCGCGAGGAACAGGACCAATGGCGACGTGACAAGGTCCACCTTGAGCAACGACTGACGGCCCTCAAGAAGGAACTCGTCGAGCAACCCCAATCATTGAAGACCCTCTACGCCGTACAGGTCGCCCGCGTGGTCCCCGTGGGGATGGTCTATCTCTGGCCGGTGGCGCGATGAGCATCGCTCTGGGGCATGGAGGAGAGCTCGAGCGCCGCTTCCACCAGACATGGCTTGGAATGGCGCAACCCATCGAAGGATTGGTGGTTTCAGTCCCAGTCCTCGAGGACGCGCAGTGCATGCAACGCCTCCCGGTGTCCGCCCAGTCGCGGTTCACCCTCCTGGCCGGCCGTGAGTCGCCCCGGGTGACCGATGTCCCGCGCTTCCTAGGGGAGGTGCTGGGTTACACCGGGGACGACTTCGTCACGGAGTTTCCGGAGGACCTCCGGCTCGACATCGCGGAGGGACAACAGACGCTCAGACCCACACGGGGCCTGCGGCGGCGCGGTCCTCCTCCAGCAAGGCCAGAAGGACTGCCGGATGACTCCACGCCCATCAGCAGGGCCGCGGAAGGCTTCGTGCTCCTGACCTGGGAGCTACCGCCAGGACTCGACCTGGACAAGAAGGAGGACATGACGGGCGCGTGGTTCTACGAACCGACCGCGAAGTTCGACCGCCTGCTGCGCGCCGCCCGGGTCCCTATCGGGCTGCTGTTCAACGGCGACTCCGTACGCCTGCTCTACGCGCCCCACGGCGAAACCTCGGGGCATCTCACCTTCCGGTTCAAGGACCTCGTCACCTCCAGCGGCCGCCCGCTGTTCGATGCGATGGTGATGCTCCTGCACGCGCGCCGCCTCTTTGGAGTGCTGCCCGAGCATCAGCTTCCCGCGCTCCTGGAACAGTCGCGCCGCCGTCAGGCGGATGTGACCGAGGCGCTCGCGGGTCAGGTACTCGAAGCGCTGGGCATTCTCCTCGCCGGCTTCGAGGCCGCCGCGGAGCGCGATGGCTCCCGGGCCCTGGATGAGGCGTTCTCGCGGGGGGAGGATC includes these proteins:
- the drmD gene encoding DISARM system SNF2-like helicase DrmD; translation: MTSTVFGVPTAPIPCAGDIAQVRHRQYLVNEVVAPSDVREQHTLVRLTCLDDDAQGRPLSVLWERELAPRVIRPEQSGLGTPQRIDEPRHFAAYLHALKWSSVTATDARLFQAPFRAGIHLLDHQLTPLRKALELPRVNLFIADDVGLGKTIEAGLVMQELILRQRVDRVLIVCPASVTLQWRDEMEKRFGLRFEIFNGEFVSRRRQERGFQVPVWSTHSRFIVSYQTLRRSEYFEPLKTLLEEKGPHKSMLVLDEAHVVAPASANRYAVDTETTQSIRSLAERFEHRLFLSATPHNGHSNSFSALLEMLDPQRFTRGTRVRESQLAPVMVRRLKSDLRALGSAQRYPERQVVGVRLAHTGGRWGAEWLGPDGKTVEHTVDLGEGSPVELELSQKLARYTQLLAPTTKKSCLVFINLQKRLLSSIEAFHRTLSVHAAASGAVGLAPDGGSLTGDAPSESEEHGETDESLELALDEAVREDSQGLSASVQARQLLDEMLKLSARHRTARDAKLRALLHWVREHQCPLTRGAAWKPRRVILFTEYGDTLRYLKEQLTAAFEGTQRGDERILTLTGGLDDAKRAEVQAAFNGPLDEFPVRFLLATDAAREGINLQGHCADLFHFDVPWNPSRMEQRNGRIDRALQPEPVVRCGYFVYAQRAEDAVLDTVARKVDTIVRELGSLGSVLMDQMHDALAQGITQGTLESVSRAATSSRTEVTKRELESQRTLQSLRKELDAIGELRERSREVMDFDPALLRDALDVGFELAGAGRMERAEVTEEGRTLEAWKVPALPPSWNTTLDAIRPRRERDEAPWEWRERPLSPVVFEAPPGVSSKLAHLHLSHPIVQRVLQRFLAQGFSANDLSRITVVRSKRDSVARVIIFGRLSLFGAGAARLHDEVVSVSAKWLDGGGKGHLKPFADEADRKAIEQLETTLAEAPALSSMPRSIQARLLASASSDFAKLWSFVEEQASQREQDARKKLAARGTAESKALTQILLTQQETIQEALSAQLELKLGGREEQDQWRRDKVHLEQRLTALKKELVEQPQSLKTLYAVQVARVVPVGMVYLWPVAR